In Eleutherodactylus coqui strain aEleCoq1 chromosome 4, aEleCoq1.hap1, whole genome shotgun sequence, the following are encoded in one genomic region:
- the LOC136624986 gene encoding oocyte zinc finger protein XlCOF29-like, translated as MERKRDKMVESIFTLTLEILFQLTGEDYTVVKKTSSDDCQAPVSDRLGRPLSPITGPPPHPLILEEIDEQKILELTNKMIKLLTGEVTLLRMLGHYSWEYLEGHQDLYKDVMMEDHQSPPLPGRTSKRTAAERCPYPSLPENDQVDGEKVS; from the exons atggagaggaagagggacaagatggtggagagtatattcaccctcaccctagagatactcttccagcttacaggagag gattacacggtagtgaagaagacttctagtgacgaCTGTCAGGCCCCGGTATCTGATAGATTGGGAAGACCCCTTagtccaatcacagggcctccacctcaccccctgatactggaggagatcgatgaacagaagatcctagaactcaccaacaagatgattaagctgctgactggagaggtgacgctgctgagaatgctgggacattattca tgggagtatttagaaggacaccaggatctgtacaaggacgtcatgatggaggaccaccagtcccccccattaccaG gtagaaccagtaagagaacagcagcggagagatgtccctaTCCTTCTCTTCCAGAgaatgatcaggtagatggagagaaggtctcatga
- the LOC136624452 gene encoding zinc finger protein 271-like, which produces MPSALHSKNLSSDPSKHVSSSDSLKNVKQNKIYGTDVEQQRVHTGERPYSCSECGKSFNNKSDLVKHQRIHTGEKPYSCSECGKSSNSKSDLVKHQRIHTGEKPYSCSECGKCFNQKSNLVLHQRNHTGEKPYSCSECGKCFNRKSNLLLHQRIHTGEKPFSCSECGKCFNNKSDLVKHQRIHTGEKPYSCSECGKSSNSKSDLVKHQRIHTGEKTYSCSECGKGFNQKSSLVLHQRNHTVEKPYSCSECGKGFNQKSSLVLHQRIHTGDKTHSCSECGKCFKLKSNLVLHQRIHTREKPHSSECGKCFNQKSNLVQHHRIHTVEKPYSCSECGKCFNQKSYLVLHQRIHTGEKPYSCSECGKCFNQKSSLVRHQIIHTGEKIFLCSEYGKSFHT; this is translated from the coding sequence atgccctcagcccttcacagcaaaaatcTATCTTCTGATCCTTCTAAACATGTTTCATCTTCTGATTCATTGAAGaatgttaaacaaaataaaatttacGGAACAGATGTTGAACaacaaagagttcacacaggggagaggccatattcatgttctgagtgtgggaaatcttttaacaataaatcagatcttgttaaacatcagagaattcatacaggggaaaagccatattcatgttcagaatgtgggaaatcttctaacagtaaatcagatcttgttaaacatcagagaattcatacaggggaaaagccatattcatgttcagaatgtgggaaatgttttaaccaaaaatcaaatcttgtgttacatcagagaaatcacaccggggagaagccatattcatgttctgagtgtggtaaatgttttaaccgaaaatcaaatcttttgttacatcagagaattcacacaggggagaagccattttcatgttcagaatgtgggaaatgttttaacaataaatcagatcttgttaaacatcagagaattcatacaggggaaaagccatattcatgttcagaatgtgggaaatcttctaacagtaaatcagatcttgttaaacatcagagaattcatacaggggaaaagacatattcttgttctgaatgtgggaaaggttttaaccaaaaatcaagtcttgtgttacatcagagaaatcacacagtggagaagccatattcatgttctgaatgtgggaaaggttttaaccaaaaatcaagtcttgtgttacatcagagaattcacacaggggacaaGACacattcttgttctgaatgtgggaaatgttttaagctaaaatcaaatcttgtgttacatcagagaattcacacgagGGAAAagccccattcttctgaatgtgggaaatgttttaaccaaaaatcaaatcttgttcaacatcacagaattcacacagtggagaagccatattcatgttctgaatgtgggaaatgttttaaccaaaagtcatatcttgtgttacatcagagaattcacacaggggaaaagccatattcatgttcagaatgtgggaaatgttttaaccaaaaatcaagtcttgtgagacatcagataattcacacaggggagaagatatttttatgttctgaaTATGGGAAATCTTTTCACACATAA